From Bacillota bacterium, a single genomic window includes:
- a CDS encoding galactitol-1-phosphate 5-dehydrogenase produces the protein MKAAVLHAPGLIKCEEVPIPRLSDGEALVKVKAAGVCGSDIRRVMVTGTYHFPTIPGHEFAGEVVEVAGEIGDVGVRPGDRVVVIPLIPCGRCDFCQVGDYALCDDYNYLGSRTDGGFAEYVKAPIRNLIHIPAGVDYETAAATEPAAVALHGLRRARGIKPGDSVAVLGAGPIGILVAQWARALGAKEVYLVDTVVEKLDLAMRLDFAPENCIDAGKADPIQAIKDRTGGRGVSLVVEAAGVPATLKGALEMAGKGGRVLLLGNPQEDVVLPAKLISGILRKQLALYGTWNSEFRPHPVNEWELTLNFMARGLIKVLPLISHRFSLEDVAEAFDMMYHKRQVFNRVFFIPG, from the coding sequence ATGAAGGCGGCTGTTTTGCACGCCCCCGGCCTTATAAAATGCGAGGAGGTTCCCATACCCCGGTTGAGCGATGGCGAGGCCCTGGTGAAGGTAAAGGCGGCGGGGGTTTGTGGCTCGGACATCCGCCGGGTCATGGTAACGGGCACATATCACTTCCCGACCATACCGGGGCATGAATTTGCGGGCGAGGTGGTCGAGGTCGCCGGAGAGATTGGGGATGTAGGGGTGAGGCCGGGCGACAGGGTGGTCGTCATACCCCTCATACCCTGCGGCCGGTGCGACTTCTGCCAGGTTGGAGATTATGCCCTGTGCGATGACTATAACTACCTAGGCTCGAGGACCGATGGGGGGTTCGCCGAATACGTAAAGGCCCCGATTCGAAACCTCATCCATATACCGGCCGGGGTAGATTATGAAACCGCTGCGGCGACAGAGCCCGCGGCCGTTGCCCTGCACGGGCTGCGCCGGGCTCGCGGCATAAAGCCCGGGGATAGCGTGGCGGTGCTCGGCGCAGGCCCCATAGGCATTCTGGTGGCACAATGGGCCAGGGCGCTCGGTGCGAAGGAGGTATACCTGGTCGATACCGTCGTGGAGAAGCTGGATCTGGCGATGCGGCTGGATTTCGCCCCTGAAAACTGCATCGATGCGGGCAAGGCCGATCCAATCCAGGCCATCAAGGATAGGACAGGCGGCAGGGGAGTCTCCCTTGTGGTGGAGGCGGCCGGGGTGCCTGCGACGTTAAAGGGCGCACTGGAGATGGCGGGCAAGGGAGGCCGGGTCTTGTTGCTCGGCAATCCACAGGAGGATGTGGTTCTGCCGGCTAAACTGATAAGCGGCATTCTGCGGAAGCAGCTGGCCCTTTATGGGACCTGGAATTCGGAGTTCCGGCCTCATCCCGTGAATGAATGGGAATTGACCTTGAATTTCATGGCGAGGGGGCTCATAAAGGTGCTTCCGTTGATAAGTCACCGCTTTTCACTCGAAGATGTGGCCGAGGCGTTCGACATGATGTATCACAAGAGGCAGGTTTTCAATAGGGTGTTCTTCATACCAGGTTGA
- the rpe gene encoding ribulose-phosphate 3-epimerase yields the protein MQSRIAASMMCADAGNLSAGIRAAAAAGVDLLHFDVMDGRFVPNFGFSPWMIKALKGVADINILFEAHLMIEDPERHVKTFIDTGADIIVIHLEACRNIYPVLKGIRRAGARAGVALSPPTSPEPLRYILPYVDIVTVMTVSPGFAGGEFLPEMVSKVEDVSRMIAASGLDISIEVDGNINARTIPLLARAGANVFVGGSSGLYRKDVELSQAVREMRAAAERAGDER from the coding sequence GTGCAAAGCCGAATAGCAGCGTCAATGATGTGTGCCGACGCCGGCAACCTGTCTGCAGGTATTCGGGCGGCCGCGGCGGCAGGGGTTGATCTATTGCATTTCGATGTGATGGATGGGAGGTTCGTCCCGAACTTCGGGTTTTCGCCCTGGATGATCAAAGCCCTGAAGGGTGTGGCTGATATCAATATCCTGTTCGAGGCTCACCTCATGATCGAAGACCCTGAGAGGCATGTGAAGACCTTCATAGATACCGGGGCGGATATAATAGTCATCCACCTGGAAGCATGCCGGAACATCTACCCGGTCCTGAAGGGAATCCGGAGGGCGGGAGCCCGGGCGGGGGTGGCCCTGTCGCCACCTACGAGCCCTGAGCCGCTTAGATATATCCTTCCTTATGTGGACATCGTCACTGTCATGACCGTAAGTCCCGGTTTTGCCGGGGGCGAGTTCCTGCCCGAAATGGTATCAAAGGTTGAGGACGTATCGAGGATGATAGCCGCGTCCGGGCTCGATATTTCGATTGAGGTGGATGGGAATATAAACGCCAGGACGATCCCACTCCTTGCGAGGGCGGGGGCGAATGTCTTCGTGGGCGGCTCCTCCGGCCTCTACCGGAAGGATGTGGAGCTATCGCAGGCTGTCCGGGAGATGCGGGCAGCAGCTGAGAGAGCGGGCGACGAAAGATAG